In one Sesamum indicum cultivar Zhongzhi No. 13 linkage group LG12, S_indicum_v1.0, whole genome shotgun sequence genomic region, the following are encoded:
- the LOC105174862 gene encoding 1-acyl-sn-glycerol-3-phosphate acyltransferase, protein METSGLGGFLRNRRFGSYFDASTGPNTEPPPRAMVDGQQKRAGGHEYYTDDDDTGWFPVLISWVRIVVCFVSMMLTTFIWGVIMVVLLPWPYQRIRQGNIYGHVTGKMLMWILGNPITIQGAEYSNERAIYISNHASPIDIFLIMWLTPTGTVGIAKKEIIFYPLFGQLYVLANHLRIDRSNPKAAIESMKEAADAVVRNNLSLIIFPEGTRSKNGRLLPFKKGFVHLALQTRRPIVPIILTGTHRAWRKGSLHVRPAPLTVRYLPPIRTDDWTPDKVEDYVKLVHDVYAKNLPHSQRPTPPALSENGGSCRTVAS, encoded by the exons ATGGAAACTTCTGGGTTGGGTGGATTCTTGCGGAACAGGAGGTTCGGAAGCTACTTCGACGCCAGCACGGGGCCAAACACCGAGCCGCCGCCCAGAGCAATGGTGGATGGACAGCAGAAAAGGGCAGGAGGCCATGAATACTACACGGACGACGACGACACCGGGTGGTTCCCGGTGCTTATATCATGGGTGAGAATTGTCGTGTGCTTTGTGTCAATGATGTTGACGACGTTCATATGGGGTGTGATCATGGTGGTGCTGCTGCCGTGGCCGTACCAGAGGATTAGGCAGGGGAACATCTACGGCCATGTCACCGGGAAAATGTTG ATGTGGATTTTGGGGAATCCTATAACGATACAAGGCGCTGAGTACTCGAACGAGAGAGCCatttatataagtaatcaTGCATCCCCCATAGACATCTTCCTTATTATGTGGCTTACTCCCACTGGAACTGTTGGCATTGCAAAGAAAGAG ataatattttatccacTCTTCGGACAGTTGTATGTTTTGGCAAACCATCTGCGGATCGACAGGTCGAATCCAAAGGCAGCCATTGAGTCCATGAAGGAG GCTGCTGATGCAGTTGTTAGGAACAATCTGTCATTGATCATTTTTCCAGAAGGCACACGGTCCAAGAATGGACGTTTGTTACCTTTTAAGAAG GGGTTTGTGCACTTGGCGTTGCAAACACGTCGCCCGATAGTCCCCATCATCTTGACGGGCACCCATCGAGCTTGGAGGAAGGGCAGCTTGCATGTTAGACCGGCGCCTCTAACTGTAAGGTATCTTCCTCCTATCAGAACTGACGATTGGACGCCCGACAAAGTCGAAGACTATGTAAAACTGGTTCATGATGTTTATGCCAAGAATCTGCCCCACTCTCAAAGGCCTACTCCCCCAGCATTATCAGAAAATGGTGGTTCTTGCCGAACTGTGGCTTCATAG
- the LOC105174861 gene encoding uncharacterized protein LOC105174861 isoform X1, whose protein sequence is MADYDFEPPSFSLGLDFDLHSEPHPTPPPDSLLRPAKRRPTAVNLRTIVEDSEDDFESPVRVSDSHVSDPPPALKRLCRGPTVQPTSQSRKTDSEGAPCNVDDEIEDFSSEEDWPRAGIRPTNSVCSSSKPSLRGQGVVSLDSGSQWRSRKWKEISRASASANMETKGNNEIFPKLTVSPLRRFQLIDSDSDSDDPSVIEDTSKEMRRATLSLNKQSDTSKHVALSNREKKEASVGKCQNDDLWKDFCSEKSSHILTPAFDEVCEEYFKNVKNKSKSEVDCKVSDNERTLDVGSLPPAHSYFFHKDSRIQKLVRERLPYFFPLGAGSNQEYKQQNVSIIDYMGQFAQENNSRQTNKSQNVEKSSTRSKKNVKKSQVDNASQDSENWVNPKNCVGLPKNAGNRRVHAVSRSAGHWYTGSDGHKVYVDKNGKEFTGKIAYIHYRKESGMGLKNSKKKTAAKKTTAAKKKSAPKKK, encoded by the exons ATGGCGGATTATGATTTTGAGCCTCCATCCTTCTCTCTAGGGCTCGATTTTGATCTCCACTCGGagccccaccccaccccaccaccCGATTCGCTACTCCGGCCAGCTAAGAGGCGACCAACAGCTGTCAATCTCCGGACGATTGTAGAAGACAGCGAGGATGATTTCGAATCTCCCGTTAGGGTTTCCGATTCTCATGTTTCGGACCCACCTCCGGCTCTCAAAAGGCTTTGCCGTGGACCCACGGTACAACCCACATCCCAGTCCAGAAAGACGGATTCTGAGGGTGCGCCCTGCAATGTGGATGATGAGATCGAGGATTTCTCTTCCGAGGAAGATTGGCCCAGAG CAGGCATTCGTCCTACTAATTCTGTGTGTAGCAGCTCAAAGCCATCCCTGCGTGGACAGGGGGTTGTGAGTTTAGATTCTGGAAGCCAATGGAGATCAAGAAAGTGGAAAGAAATTTCAAGAGCTTCGGCTTCCGCCAATATGGAAACAAAAGGCAACAATGAGATATTTCCTAAATTAACTGTGAGTCCTCTGAGAAGATTCCAGTTGATTGATTCTGATTCTGATTCTGATGATCCTTCCGTGATTGAAGACACAAGCAAAGAAATGCGTCGTGCAACTTTGTCTCTGAACAAACAATCAGATACTAGTAAACATGTAGCTTTGAGCAATAGGGAGAAAAAAGAAGCATCAGTTGGCAAGTGCCAAAATGATGACTTATGGAAAGATTTCTGTTCAGAGAAGAGTTCCCACATTCTTACACCTGCTTTTGATGAAGTCTGTGaagaatatttcaaaaacGTGAAAAACAAGAGTAAATCAGAAGTTGACTGTAAGGTCTCTGACAATGAGAGGACGTTGGATGTGGGCTCTCTTCCTCCTGCTCATTCCTATTTTTTCCACAAGGATTCAAGAATTCAGAAACTAGTGCGTGAGCGTTTGCCCTACTTCTTCCCCTTGGGAGCAGGAAGCAACCAAGAATACAAGCAACAAAATGTATCAATAATTGATTACAT GGGCCAATTTgcccaagaaaataattccAGGCAAACAAATAAGAGCCAAAATGTTGAGAAAAGCTCCACAAGAAGCaagaaaaatgtcaaaaagtcTCAGGTTGACAATGCATCACAAGATTCTGAGAACTGGGTGAACCCTAAAAATTGTGTTGGACTTCCAAAAAATGCTGGCAACCGAAGGGTACATGCAGTTAGTAGATCTGCTGGTCACTGGTATACGGGCTCAGATGGGCACAAA GTTTATGTGGACAAGAATGGGAAGGAGTTTACTGGTAAAATTGCTTACATTCACTACAGGAAG GAAAGTGGAATGGggttaaaaaattcaaagaagaAAACTGCTGCTAAGAAGACAACTGCTGCCAAGAAGAAATCTGCTCCAAAGAAGAAATGA
- the LOC105174861 gene encoding uncharacterized protein LOC105174861 isoform X2, which translates to MADYDFEPPSFSLGLDFDLHSEPHPTPPPDSLLRPAKRRPTAVNLRTIVEDSEDDFESPVRVSDSHVSDPPPALKRLCRGPTVQPTSQSRKTDSEGAPCNVDDEIEDFSSEEDWPRGIRPTNSVCSSSKPSLRGQGVVSLDSGSQWRSRKWKEISRASASANMETKGNNEIFPKLTVSPLRRFQLIDSDSDSDDPSVIEDTSKEMRRATLSLNKQSDTSKHVALSNREKKEASVGKCQNDDLWKDFCSEKSSHILTPAFDEVCEEYFKNVKNKSKSEVDCKVSDNERTLDVGSLPPAHSYFFHKDSRIQKLVRERLPYFFPLGAGSNQEYKQQNVSIIDYMGQFAQENNSRQTNKSQNVEKSSTRSKKNVKKSQVDNASQDSENWVNPKNCVGLPKNAGNRRVHAVSRSAGHWYTGSDGHKVYVDKNGKEFTGKIAYIHYRKESGMGLKNSKKKTAAKKTTAAKKKSAPKKK; encoded by the exons ATGGCGGATTATGATTTTGAGCCTCCATCCTTCTCTCTAGGGCTCGATTTTGATCTCCACTCGGagccccaccccaccccaccaccCGATTCGCTACTCCGGCCAGCTAAGAGGCGACCAACAGCTGTCAATCTCCGGACGATTGTAGAAGACAGCGAGGATGATTTCGAATCTCCCGTTAGGGTTTCCGATTCTCATGTTTCGGACCCACCTCCGGCTCTCAAAAGGCTTTGCCGTGGACCCACGGTACAACCCACATCCCAGTCCAGAAAGACGGATTCTGAGGGTGCGCCCTGCAATGTGGATGATGAGATCGAGGATTTCTCTTCCGAGGAAGATTGGCCCAGAG GCATTCGTCCTACTAATTCTGTGTGTAGCAGCTCAAAGCCATCCCTGCGTGGACAGGGGGTTGTGAGTTTAGATTCTGGAAGCCAATGGAGATCAAGAAAGTGGAAAGAAATTTCAAGAGCTTCGGCTTCCGCCAATATGGAAACAAAAGGCAACAATGAGATATTTCCTAAATTAACTGTGAGTCCTCTGAGAAGATTCCAGTTGATTGATTCTGATTCTGATTCTGATGATCCTTCCGTGATTGAAGACACAAGCAAAGAAATGCGTCGTGCAACTTTGTCTCTGAACAAACAATCAGATACTAGTAAACATGTAGCTTTGAGCAATAGGGAGAAAAAAGAAGCATCAGTTGGCAAGTGCCAAAATGATGACTTATGGAAAGATTTCTGTTCAGAGAAGAGTTCCCACATTCTTACACCTGCTTTTGATGAAGTCTGTGaagaatatttcaaaaacGTGAAAAACAAGAGTAAATCAGAAGTTGACTGTAAGGTCTCTGACAATGAGAGGACGTTGGATGTGGGCTCTCTTCCTCCTGCTCATTCCTATTTTTTCCACAAGGATTCAAGAATTCAGAAACTAGTGCGTGAGCGTTTGCCCTACTTCTTCCCCTTGGGAGCAGGAAGCAACCAAGAATACAAGCAACAAAATGTATCAATAATTGATTACAT GGGCCAATTTgcccaagaaaataattccAGGCAAACAAATAAGAGCCAAAATGTTGAGAAAAGCTCCACAAGAAGCaagaaaaatgtcaaaaagtcTCAGGTTGACAATGCATCACAAGATTCTGAGAACTGGGTGAACCCTAAAAATTGTGTTGGACTTCCAAAAAATGCTGGCAACCGAAGGGTACATGCAGTTAGTAGATCTGCTGGTCACTGGTATACGGGCTCAGATGGGCACAAA GTTTATGTGGACAAGAATGGGAAGGAGTTTACTGGTAAAATTGCTTACATTCACTACAGGAAG GAAAGTGGAATGGggttaaaaaattcaaagaagaAAACTGCTGCTAAGAAGACAACTGCTGCCAAGAAGAAATCTGCTCCAAAGAAGAAATGA